Proteins co-encoded in one Meiothermus sp. genomic window:
- a CDS encoding dihydroorotase, whose translation MKGDFLIKNAKLVDGRGVHGTADVLIGEGRILSLSGGEAPTVLDATGMILSPGFFDPHAHLREPGQEVKEDLQSGLTAAARGGYTDIVSMPNTTPVVDNAEIVAALKKKAAQIKQARLHPAAALTQGQEGKVLSEAHLLQAAGAVMLTDDGKTNEDAGVLAQGLLYAASWGLVVSVHAEDAGLRRNGVMNEGEVSFRLGLPGNTSYAESARIARDLEVVRYVRDRLANKVSARGLLHIQHLSTKRGLELIRQAKQEGLPITTEVGPHHLTLTDEALNGLNPIYKVAPPLRTQSDVEALIEGLLDGSIDCIGTDHAPHTQDEKELDLLRAPFGIPSLEVCWPLLYSELVEKRGFPLAVLVARFTDGPRRILGFPPLHLEEGAEASLVLWDPRSQRPVEPQTFASKAKFSPWAGWQLKGWPVCTLVEGRRVFALE comes from the coding sequence ATGAAGGGCGATTTTCTTATCAAAAACGCAAAGCTGGTAGACGGACGAGGAGTCCACGGCACAGCCGATGTGCTGATCGGTGAAGGGCGCATTCTTTCGCTCTCGGGGGGTGAGGCCCCAACCGTACTGGACGCGACCGGGATGATCTTGTCGCCGGGGTTTTTTGATCCCCACGCCCATCTGCGCGAACCGGGGCAAGAGGTCAAAGAAGACCTGCAAAGCGGCCTGACCGCGGCGGCTCGAGGCGGGTATACCGATATAGTCTCCATGCCCAACACCACCCCGGTGGTGGATAACGCCGAGATCGTGGCGGCTTTGAAGAAAAAAGCAGCCCAGATCAAGCAGGCCCGGTTGCACCCCGCCGCGGCCCTCACCCAGGGCCAGGAGGGCAAAGTCCTGAGCGAGGCCCATCTGCTACAGGCAGCCGGGGCCGTCATGCTCACCGACGACGGCAAAACCAACGAAGACGCCGGTGTGCTGGCTCAGGGTCTGCTGTATGCGGCTTCCTGGGGCCTGGTGGTCTCGGTGCATGCCGAAGACGCGGGGCTGCGGCGGAACGGGGTCATGAACGAAGGGGAGGTCTCGTTTCGGCTGGGCCTGCCCGGCAACACCAGCTACGCCGAGAGCGCGCGCATTGCCAGAGACTTGGAAGTCGTGCGCTATGTGCGAGATCGGCTGGCTAATAAAGTATCAGCGCGAGGCCTGCTGCACATCCAGCACCTGAGCACAAAACGGGGCCTCGAGCTCATCCGCCAGGCCAAGCAAGAGGGGCTGCCCATCACCACCGAGGTTGGGCCCCACCACCTAACCCTGACCGACGAGGCCCTGAACGGGCTGAATCCCATATACAAAGTAGCCCCGCCCCTGCGCACCCAGAGCGATGTGGAAGCCCTTATCGAAGGACTGCTAGACGGCAGCATCGACTGCATCGGCACCGACCACGCCCCCCACACCCAGGATGAAAAGGAACTCGACCTGTTGCGGGCCCCCTTTGGCATCCCCAGCCTCGAGGTCTGCTGGCCGCTGCTCTACAGCGAGCTGGTGGAAAAGCGAGGCTTCCCCTTGGCTGTGCTGGTGGCCCGCTTCACCGACGGCCCCCGGCGCATTCTGGGTTTTCCCCCGCTGCACCTGGAGGAAGGGGCCGAGGCCAGCCTGGTGCTGTGGGATCCGCGCAGCCAGCGTCCGGTGGAACCCCAGACCTTCGCTTCCAAAGCCAAATTTAGCCCCTGGGCTGGCTGGCAGTTGAAGGGCTGGCCGGTATGCACCCTGGTAGAGGGCCGGAGGGTTTTTGCTTTGGAATAA
- a CDS encoding aspartate carbamoyltransferase catalytic subunit yields MSETATPSFPKHLLDFRDWSRRQVESLLETAQMMQEVLARPVKKVPALTGFTVATVFFEPSTRTRISFELAARRMSADVVSFSGTTSSTVKGETYRDTLRTLDQMGIDAYILRTDAAGVPYQAHSWLHKPVINAGDGWRAHPTQALLDAFTLREKLGSLEGKKIAIVGDILHSRVARSNAELLPMLGATVVACGPAPLLPGSLPGATLTTSLREALYEADAVMVLRLQKERMEKGLPPSLPEYIAAYQVNRERLGWARPGAPLLHPGPMNRDVELEGTLADSPQSLVERQVANGQAVRMAVLYHVLVGKS; encoded by the coding sequence GTGAGCGAGACCGCTACCCCAAGCTTTCCTAAACACCTGCTCGATTTCCGGGACTGGAGCCGCCGCCAGGTAGAAAGCCTGCTCGAGACCGCCCAGATGATGCAGGAGGTGCTGGCCCGCCCGGTCAAAAAAGTACCGGCCCTCACAGGCTTTACGGTGGCTACGGTCTTCTTTGAGCCCTCCACCCGCACCCGTATCTCCTTCGAGCTGGCCGCCCGGCGCATGTCGGCCGATGTGGTGAGCTTTTCCGGCACAACCAGCTCCACCGTCAAGGGCGAGACCTACCGGGACACCCTGCGCACCCTGGATCAGATGGGCATCGATGCCTACATCCTTCGCACCGACGCCGCTGGGGTGCCCTACCAGGCCCACAGTTGGCTGCACAAACCGGTCATCAACGCGGGGGACGGCTGGCGGGCCCACCCCACCCAGGCCCTGCTGGATGCTTTTACCCTGAGGGAAAAACTGGGTAGCCTCGAGGGCAAAAAAATCGCCATCGTGGGGGACATCCTGCACTCGCGGGTGGCCCGCTCCAACGCCGAGTTGCTGCCCATGCTGGGCGCAACAGTAGTCGCCTGTGGCCCGGCCCCCCTCCTTCCGGGCAGCCTGCCCGGCGCCACCCTCACCACCAGCCTGCGGGAAGCCCTGTACGAGGCCGATGCGGTGATGGTGCTGCGTTTGCAAAAAGAGCGGATGGAAAAGGGTTTGCCGCCCTCGCTGCCAGAGTATATTGCCGCCTATCAGGTCAACCGGGAACGCCTGGGCTGGGCCAGGCCCGGGGCCCCCCTCCTCCACCCCGGCCCCATGAACCGCGATGTGGAGCTGGAGGGCACCCTGGCCGACTCGCCCCAGAGCCTGGTCGAACGCCAGGTAGCCAACGGGCAGGCTGTGCGGATGGCGGTGCTTTACCACGTGCTGGTGGGAAAAAGTTGA
- the pyrR gene encoding bifunctional pyr operon transcriptional regulator/uracil phosphoribosyltransferase PyrR yields MIFKSKLLNEDEVRRALTRIAHEVIEKNKGVDRLCFVGIHTRGISLAKRLVDLVEKFEGKRVPMGILDITLYRDDLTEIGLQPKVRETRIPFDLGGKAVVLVDDVLYTGRTARAALDALIDQGRPSRIYLAVLVDRGHRELPIRADFVGKNLPTSKSEVVKVKTLEDDGEDAVELWEVEAS; encoded by the coding sequence ATGATCTTCAAGTCTAAGCTCCTCAACGAAGACGAAGTGCGCCGGGCCCTTACCCGCATCGCCCACGAGGTGATCGAAAAGAACAAGGGCGTTGACCGACTCTGCTTCGTGGGCATTCACACCCGCGGCATCAGCCTGGCTAAAAGGCTGGTCGATCTGGTCGAGAAGTTTGAGGGCAAGCGGGTGCCAATGGGCATTCTCGACATCACCCTCTACCGCGATGACCTGACCGAGATTGGCCTGCAGCCCAAGGTGCGCGAGACCCGCATTCCCTTCGACCTGGGGGGCAAGGCCGTGGTGCTGGTAGACGACGTGCTCTACACCGGCCGCACCGCACGGGCTGCCCTGGACGCCCTGATCGACCAGGGCCGTCCCAGCCGGATTTACCTGGCCGTGCTGGTAGACCGGGGGCACCGCGAACTGCCCATCCGCGCCGACTTTGTGGGCAAAAACCTCCCTACTTCCAAAAGCGAAGTGGTGAAGGTCAAAACCCTGGAAGACGACGGCGAGGACGCAGTAGAGCTGTGGGAGGTAGAGGCATCGTGA
- a CDS encoding tagatose 1,6-diphosphate aldolase: MGLSKGKFERIQACADDKGVIAAAAMDQRGSLRKAIAKARGGEVSDAELTEFKTAVVKILTPYASAILMDTEYGLPALKHKAPGTGVLLAYEKSGYDTSTPGRLPDLLPDLSVRRIVELGGDAVKILLYYNPEDDPKINNIKHAFIERVGAECAALEVPFFLEPIAYNDQLGEGLEFAKVKPRYVAKYMEEFSKDRYGVDVLKVELPFNIAYTSGTLGFKGEEAYTRAQALQFLKDAASAAGKPFIYLSAGVSDAVFRESLEMAAEAGVPFSGVLCGRATWQDGIPVYAKQGLEALEAWLSDQGVKNIQLLNQVLAKGAKPWWTLYGSLEAARG, encoded by the coding sequence ATGGGACTCAGCAAAGGAAAGTTTGAACGGATACAGGCCTGCGCCGACGACAAAGGCGTGATCGCGGCGGCCGCAATGGATCAGCGGGGCTCCTTGCGCAAAGCCATCGCCAAAGCCCGCGGTGGTGAGGTGAGCGACGCCGAGCTCACCGAGTTCAAAACCGCGGTGGTCAAGATCCTCACCCCCTACGCCTCGGCCATTCTGATGGATACCGAGTACGGACTGCCAGCGCTAAAGCACAAAGCCCCCGGCACCGGTGTGCTGCTGGCCTACGAGAAATCGGGGTACGACACCAGCACCCCGGGCCGCCTGCCCGACCTGCTGCCCGACCTCAGCGTGCGGCGCATTGTGGAGCTTGGGGGGGATGCGGTCAAAATTCTGCTTTACTACAACCCCGAGGACGACCCCAAAATCAACAATATCAAACACGCCTTTATCGAGCGGGTCGGGGCCGAGTGCGCCGCGCTGGAGGTGCCCTTCTTCCTGGAGCCCATCGCCTACAACGACCAGCTTGGCGAGGGCCTCGAGTTCGCCAAGGTCAAACCCCGCTACGTAGCCAAGTACATGGAGGAGTTCTCCAAAGACCGCTACGGGGTGGACGTGCTCAAGGTGGAGCTGCCCTTCAACATCGCCTATACCAGCGGCACCCTGGGCTTTAAGGGCGAGGAAGCCTACACCCGCGCCCAGGCCCTGCAGTTCCTCAAGGACGCTGCCAGCGCTGCCGGCAAGCCCTTCATCTACCTCTCGGCTGGGGTCAGCGATGCGGTCTTCCGCGAGTCCCTGGAAATGGCCGCCGAGGCCGGGGTACCCTTCAGCGGGGTGCTGTGTGGGCGGGCCACCTGGCAAGACGGGATTCCGGTCTATGCCAAGCAAGGCCTGGAGGCCCTCGAGGCCTGGCTCTCGGATCAGGGTGTGAAGAATATCCAGTTGCTCAACCAGGTGCTGGCCAAGGGCGCCAAGCCCTGGTGGACGCTCTACGGCAGCCTGGAGGCCGCCCGGGGCTAG
- a CDS encoding carbohydrate kinase, which produces MLIVAGEALIDMTPITHNGGMAYVPHPGGSPYNVAVGAGRLGTPTAFLGCISRDAFGQLLRSHLAASGVGLDYLKESEHLTTLALVTPAESGEFFSFYCENTADRMLYPEDLPAVLPASAALHFGSYSLVLEPGASSLELLMRREARRRLISLDPNVRPFLIPNREAYLERLLGWLEQVDLVKVSQADLAWLYPGASLESIAQEWKQQGPALVIVTQGGQGALAVTKQAVLRVQAPRVAVVDTVGAGDAFMSGALSWLWQHGAWSRAALESLTGEQVTDLLNFAARVAAITCTRAGANPPWRAELA; this is translated from the coding sequence ATGCTGATTGTAGCTGGTGAAGCCCTGATCGATATGACCCCCATAACCCATAACGGTGGTATGGCCTATGTGCCGCATCCCGGGGGTTCCCCGTACAACGTAGCCGTGGGCGCAGGCCGCCTGGGTACGCCCACTGCCTTTCTGGGGTGCATCTCGCGCGATGCTTTCGGGCAGCTTCTAAGAAGCCACCTGGCCGCCAGCGGGGTTGGCCTGGATTACCTAAAGGAAAGCGAGCACCTGACCACCCTGGCCCTGGTGACCCCTGCGGAGTCGGGCGAGTTTTTCTCGTTCTACTGTGAAAACACCGCCGACCGCATGCTCTACCCCGAAGACCTGCCGGCCGTGCTGCCTGCCAGTGCAGCCCTGCACTTTGGTTCGTACTCGCTGGTGCTGGAGCCGGGGGCCTCGAGCCTCGAGCTCCTCATGCGGCGGGAGGCCCGCCGCCGCCTGATCTCGCTCGACCCCAATGTGCGGCCTTTCCTGATTCCTAACCGCGAGGCCTACCTCGAGCGCCTCCTGGGCTGGCTCGAGCAGGTCGATCTGGTCAAGGTGAGCCAGGCCGACCTGGCGTGGCTGTATCCGGGGGCCAGTCTGGAAAGCATCGCCCAGGAGTGGAAGCAGCAAGGCCCGGCGCTGGTGATCGTAACCCAGGGCGGCCAGGGGGCGCTGGCCGTGACCAAGCAGGCCGTCCTTCGCGTTCAAGCTCCCAGGGTTGCTGTGGTAGATACGGTGGGTGCCGGCGATGCCTTCATGTCGGGTGCTTTGAGCTGGTTGTGGCAGCACGGCGCCTGGTCTCGAGCAGCGCTGGAGTCGCTAACGGGTGAGCAGGTCACAGATCTGCTGAACTTCGCTGCCAGAGTTGCGGCCATCACCTGCACCCGGGCCGGGGCCAACCCGCCCTGGCGGGCCGAGCTGGCCTAG
- a CDS encoding cupin domain-containing protein, with protein MENPWKTFVPQAPTRLGKPEWFTGTVYLSELVITPAPMHLHVLRVMFAPGARTAWHTHPQGQVLHVESGIGWFQRWGEPVREMKAGDTIYFAPGEKHWHGASPTHAMIHLAIQAAVEGVSTDWLEPVSDEQYRL; from the coding sequence ATGGAAAACCCGTGGAAAACCTTCGTACCCCAGGCCCCTACCCGCCTGGGCAAGCCCGAGTGGTTTACCGGCACGGTATACCTGAGCGAGCTGGTGATCACGCCCGCCCCCATGCACCTGCACGTGCTACGGGTGATGTTTGCGCCGGGGGCCCGCACCGCCTGGCACACCCACCCCCAAGGGCAGGTTTTGCACGTGGAGTCGGGGATTGGCTGGTTCCAGCGCTGGGGTGAGCCGGTACGTGAGATGAAAGCCGGCGACACCATCTACTTTGCCCCCGGCGAGAAACACTGGCACGGGGCCAGCCCCACCCACGCCATGATTCACCTGGCCATTCAGGCCGCGGTGGAGGGGGTGAGCACCGACTGGCTCGAGCCAGTCTCGGACGAGCAGTATCGCTTGTGA